In Labilibaculum sp. DW002, one DNA window encodes the following:
- a CDS encoding SusD/RagB family nutrient-binding outer membrane lipoprotein, with protein sequence MKKYFLLIILSGLLFTGCDEFLDVNDDPNNPTTVSPDLILPVAQDYTASYNTSSRRTNHLGNMLMYNWSETYGFSWYDEEFKYLVTPTFYDQLFRDAYGTALKQYHALADLDEEYGHYKAIGSIMKSFHFQILVDLYGDVPYSEALARGAVATPVYDDALTIYNDLLVQLANAVTMIEAAEANELSVAPGDDDIMFGGDMNKWKQFANTIKLRVLVRMSDVADISGGIAEINANGYGYIGEDVTVQPGYLNEEGKQNPFWETLGSKVDGTVTLSNDATCATQYVLDYLTTTNDPRLAFLYETPDTGHLGVEQGSNPDDNYAADLVSNIGPGVLKAATMEAVVFTLAESHFNQAEAALKGFGGDAEASYNAGVEASFANLGAGSSATYLSQAVNNIAYASSANKLEAIITQKWLALNGVDAIQSWFDYTRTGYPSNLPVSLLASTSDRPVRLFYPSSEITGNTINLPSQPNAFTSKIFWAN encoded by the coding sequence ATGAAAAAATATTTTTTATTAATAATACTTTCTGGACTTCTGTTTACAGGGTGCGATGAGTTTTTGGATGTCAATGATGACCCAAATAACCCAACAACTGTATCACCAGATCTTATTTTGCCAGTAGCGCAAGATTATACTGCGAGCTACAATACTTCAAGTAGGAGAACAAATCACTTAGGTAATATGTTAATGTATAACTGGAGTGAGACTTATGGATTTTCATGGTACGATGAAGAATTCAAATATTTGGTAACACCAACTTTTTACGATCAATTATTTAGAGATGCTTATGGTACTGCATTAAAACAATACCATGCTTTAGCAGATCTTGATGAAGAATATGGACATTATAAAGCTATTGGCTCAATAATGAAATCATTTCACTTTCAAATTCTAGTTGATTTATATGGTGATGTACCTTATTCAGAAGCTTTAGCTCGTGGAGCAGTTGCAACACCTGTTTATGATGATGCTTTGACGATTTATAATGATTTATTGGTTCAATTAGCTAACGCTGTTACAATGATTGAAGCTGCTGAAGCAAACGAGTTATCTGTTGCTCCTGGTGATGATGATATCATGTTCGGTGGAGATATGAATAAGTGGAAGCAATTTGCGAACACAATTAAGTTAAGAGTTCTTGTTCGTATGTCTGATGTAGCTGACATTAGTGGTGGAATTGCAGAAATTAACGCTAATGGTTATGGTTATATCGGAGAAGATGTAACGGTTCAACCTGGTTACTTGAATGAAGAAGGAAAGCAAAATCCATTTTGGGAAACTCTTGGTTCAAAGGTAGATGGAACAGTTACTTTATCTAACGATGCAACATGTGCTACTCAATACGTTCTTGATTACCTTACAACTACTAATGATCCACGTCTTGCCTTTTTATACGAAACGCCAGATACAGGACATTTAGGTGTTGAACAAGGATCAAATCCAGATGATAATTACGCTGCGGATCTAGTTTCGAATATCGGACCTGGAGTTTTAAAAGCTGCAACTATGGAAGCTGTTGTTTTCACATTAGCTGAAAGTCATTTTAACCAAGCAGAAGCTGCATTAAAAGGATTCGGTGGAGACGCTGAAGCATCTTACAATGCAGGAGTTGAAGCATCATTTGCTAATCTTGGAGCTGGTTCATCTGCAACTTACTTATCTCAAGCTGTAAACAATATTGCTTATGCAAGTTCAGCTAACAAGTTAGAAGCTATTATTACACAAAAATGGCTTGCTTTAAACGGTGTTGACGCAATTCAGTCATGGTTTGATTATACTAGAACTGGATACCCTAGTAATTTGCCTGTTTCATTATTGGCATCAACTTCGGATCGTCCTGTGAGATTATTCTATCCATCTAGTGAGATTACTGGTAATACAATAAATCTTCCAAGTCAACCAAACGCCTTTACAAGTAAAATATTTTGGGCAAACTAA
- a CDS encoding SusC/RagA family TonB-linked outer membrane protein: protein MKKLIGLFVFLLFVGTQIVTAQSKQITGTVTSADDGLGMPGVSVIVKGTTIGASTDIDGKYSLEASASDVLVYSFVGMVSQEITVGSQTVINVVLETESIGMDEVVVTGFGIKRQKRSVTYQTEKVDSEELMAGQQTAVAAALTGKVAGVQINIQSNGVKSESQILLRGLRSISANNEALIVIDGSIASTGAFDDLNPNDVESVNVLKGASAAALYGSRAGNGAIIVVTKKGKKGSKFTVGVQNSTTFETVAYMPDFQTEYGTGWDGVYNNIENTNWGPRFDGQDRQIGPVFRDGTFQAVPYAPVKDNLKDFFNTGTTLQNTVYMNGGDDTGSFYLSIGHQDTKGIVPDDTYEKYTVRVNANKKIGKLDIGLNSSFMSDDKDVVGSNIGDQDRAFYWFLLNTPANIPLDTYKDWDNPLSYGHADRYFNAFYQNPYWAIGTNRDRDRSKRINANLRASYDITDKINFTVRAGVNSSFGDGKDWRAAQTYDSFTQPYHSAVGSYVTDSEFQYTSYTLDMLLRGEFDLTEDINLKAIVGSATSSYRNRSSYLTANNLSIPDFYDVSNGTGELQGGVSESRKRTFGVFADLTFGYKNWAFLTLTGRQDVTSSLAKDDRSYFYPAAGLSIVLTEAIPSLADNSFLSTAKVTLSNSTVYNDLGPYQINESFYQAGGFPYGTVNGFRVANTAVAESIKKEKLNSTEIGMNMSFLQGRINLDAAYFFTKTTDLITNTTPSIASGAYGFLTNIGELKSTGVEVSLGGRVIQAGDFSWNMNVNFSKADTEVVEIVGDLKEVAIESYTGGFGTYAVVGETFPMLKAVAYTRDPQGRIVVDAVSGDPVVGEIENMGRTTPEYILGLNTSVSYKGLTLSATMDYRANYVYYSQGSDLMEFTGRSMESVQANRQDFVWPNSSIEVSPGVYEANTNTQITGGEMSFWKDHYNQIKENYVKDATAFKIRELALNYTFPKSLLNKTNFVNKVTVGFVARNLWTSLPKQKYRFSDPEFRNTRSTDAANGIGIGGYLTSPPTRSFGFNVNVEF from the coding sequence ATGAAAAAATTAATTGGACTATTTGTTTTTCTACTTTTTGTAGGGACTCAGATAGTAACTGCGCAAAGCAAGCAAATCACCGGTACGGTAACCAGTGCCGACGACGGGCTGGGTATGCCTGGTGTATCTGTTATCGTAAAAGGTACCACTATTGGTGCTAGTACAGATATTGATGGGAAATATAGTCTTGAAGCTTCGGCAAGTGATGTTCTTGTTTATAGTTTTGTGGGTATGGTTTCTCAAGAAATAACAGTTGGTTCTCAAACTGTTATTAATGTAGTTTTAGAAACTGAATCTATTGGTATGGACGAAGTTGTTGTAACCGGTTTTGGTATCAAACGTCAGAAGCGTTCTGTTACTTATCAGACTGAAAAGGTGGACAGCGAAGAGCTGATGGCTGGACAGCAGACTGCAGTTGCTGCAGCTCTTACTGGTAAAGTAGCTGGTGTTCAAATCAACATTCAAAGTAATGGTGTAAAATCTGAAAGTCAAATCTTACTTAGAGGATTGCGTTCAATTTCTGCGAATAATGAAGCTCTTATTGTAATAGATGGTTCTATTGCATCAACTGGTGCTTTTGATGATTTGAATCCAAATGATGTAGAAAGTGTAAACGTTTTGAAGGGTGCTAGTGCTGCAGCTCTTTATGGTTCTCGTGCCGGTAATGGTGCAATTATTGTTGTAACCAAAAAAGGGAAAAAAGGTTCTAAATTTACCGTAGGTGTTCAAAATTCTACAACATTCGAAACTGTTGCTTATATGCCTGACTTCCAAACTGAATATGGTACAGGATGGGATGGAGTATACAACAACATTGAGAATACCAACTGGGGACCACGTTTTGACGGTCAAGATCGTCAGATTGGACCTGTATTTAGAGATGGTACATTCCAAGCAGTTCCTTATGCTCCTGTAAAGGACAACTTGAAAGATTTTTTCAATACAGGTACTACATTACAGAATACTGTATACATGAATGGTGGTGATGATACTGGTAGTTTCTACTTATCTATTGGTCACCAAGATACAAAAGGTATCGTGCCAGATGATACATATGAAAAATACACAGTTCGTGTTAATGCAAATAAGAAAATTGGTAAATTAGACATTGGATTGAATTCTAGTTTTATGTCTGATGATAAGGATGTTGTTGGTAGTAATATTGGTGACCAAGATAGAGCATTCTACTGGTTTCTTTTAAATACTCCTGCAAATATTCCTTTGGATACATACAAAGATTGGGATAACCCTCTTAGTTATGGTCACGCTGATAGATATTTTAATGCATTTTATCAGAATCCTTACTGGGCGATTGGAACAAACAGAGATCGTGATAGATCAAAAAGAATCAATGCAAATTTACGTGCATCTTATGACATCACAGATAAAATTAATTTTACTGTTCGTGCGGGTGTAAATAGTAGTTTTGGTGATGGTAAAGACTGGAGAGCGGCTCAAACTTATGATTCGTTTACACAGCCTTATCATTCAGCAGTTGGTTCTTATGTTACTGATTCAGAATTTCAATACACATCTTATACATTAGATATGTTATTAAGAGGTGAGTTTGATTTAACTGAGGACATTAATTTAAAGGCAATTGTTGGTTCTGCAACATCGTCATATAGAAATAGAAGTAGTTATTTGACTGCAAACAATCTTAGTATTCCTGATTTTTATGATGTTTCTAATGGAACAGGTGAGCTTCAAGGTGGTGTAAGTGAGTCTCGTAAACGTACATTTGGTGTGTTTGCCGATCTTACTTTCGGTTACAAAAATTGGGCTTTCTTAACATTAACAGGAAGACAAGATGTTACTTCAAGTCTTGCAAAAGATGATAGAAGTTATTTTTATCCAGCTGCTGGTTTATCTATCGTGTTAACAGAAGCAATTCCTTCTTTAGCTGATAATTCATTCCTTTCAACTGCTAAGGTAACTTTAAGTAATTCTACAGTTTATAATGATTTAGGACCTTATCAAATTAATGAAAGTTTCTATCAAGCTGGTGGATTTCCTTACGGAACAGTAAACGGATTCCGCGTTGCTAACACAGCGGTTGCTGAAAGTATTAAGAAAGAGAAATTAAATAGTACTGAGATTGGTATGAACATGTCATTCCTTCAAGGTCGAATTAATTTAGATGCTGCTTACTTCTTTACAAAAACTACTGATCTGATTACGAACACAACTCCATCTATTGCCTCAGGTGCTTATGGTTTCTTGACAAATATTGGTGAGTTAAAGAGTACAGGTGTAGAAGTTAGTTTAGGTGGTAGAGTTATTCAAGCTGGAGATTTTAGCTGGAATATGAATGTTAACTTTTCTAAAGCAGACACTGAAGTTGTAGAAATCGTTGGTGATCTTAAAGAGGTTGCAATTGAATCTTATACTGGTGGATTCGGTACTTATGCTGTAGTTGGTGAAACTTTCCCAATGTTGAAAGCAGTTGCTTACACAAGAGATCCTCAAGGAAGAATTGTTGTAGATGCTGTAAGTGGTGACCCAGTTGTTGGTGAAATTGAAAACATGGGAAGAACAACTCCTGAGTATATTTTAGGTTTAAATACTTCTGTTAGCTATAAAGGACTTACTTTATCTGCTACCATGGATTATCGTGCTAACTATGTGTATTACTCACAAGGTTCAGACCTTATGGAATTTACTGGAAGATCTATGGAAAGTGTTCAAGCGAATAGACAAGATTTCGTATGGCCTAATTCATCTATTGAGGTAAGTCCTGGAGTATATGAAGCAAACACAAATACTCAAATTACTGGTGGTGAAATGTCTTTCTGGAAAGATCATTACAACCAAATTAAAGAAAACTACGTGAAGGATGCAACTGCTTTCAAAATTAGAGAGCTTGCGTTAAATTATACTTTCCCTAAGAGTCTTTTGAATAAAACTAATTTTGTGAATAAAGTAACAGTTGGTTTTGTAGCAAGAAACTTATGGACCTCTCTACCAAAGCAGAAGTACAGATTCTCTGATCCTGAATTTAGAAATACGAGATCAACGGATGCAGCGAATGGTATTGGTATTGGTGGTTACTTAACATCACCTCCAACGAGATCGTTTGGATTTAACGTAAATGTAGAATTCTAA
- a CDS encoding TonB-dependent receptor plug domain-containing protein has translation MNSSAQKVTIFDISSKKVIENVYIFNSKNSVLSDASGEANLSGFSKSEIIYFQHPAYKNIELSFDDITKLSFNIQLQSDIFPINEILISANKWEQKRSEIPLKIAHISKEIISHSTAQTSADLLKESNQVYIQKSQLGGGSPMIRGFSANRVLLVLDGIRLNNAIYRSGNLQNVINIDPNSLESAEVILGPGSIIYGSDAIGGVMDFHTINPLLSTSKKANFKLNYKSRYSSANKEIMNHANYNFGKAKLAFAGSVSYSDFSDLKMGSDGPDDYLRPEYASRQNGEDKIVKNTDSRKQINSAYSQLNLLQKIRFKASNNLDFLYNFQLSETSNIPRYDRLIQYSDENLKYAEWYYGPQNLQLHGFQIKNSKSNLFYDSFKVISAYQNYKESRYSRSFNSSSLKARTENLNIYSVNADAEKQINKSFHFYYGSEWTYNKLKSKGNSTNILTDEKSAIASRYPNNSSYSSFAIYSNLKWKLDPKWTLNTGIRYSHVWIKSKLDDTFYNFPFENLDLSTGSINGGIGVSHQSDKGWLLKLNATSGFRAPNIDDIGKVFDSEPGKVIVPNKNLKPEYVYNFEFNLSKTFNNKLFLDLNTFYSFLDNAMTRQDFSFNGQSTMIYDGVESDIQAIVNTDNARVWGGNISAILKLTDQFSVKSNLNITKGEYKDGSPVRHVPPIFGNFSLNYKSNRLRSQLIFEFNDEISYNNLADTEKDKDYLYAKNEKGLPYTPSWAIVSLKNTITISKRFSTNISLENILNKRYRPYSSGISSAGRNFVLGISYKI, from the coding sequence ATGAATAGTAGTGCACAAAAAGTTACCATTTTTGACATCAGCTCTAAAAAAGTAATTGAAAATGTTTACATTTTTAATTCTAAAAATTCTGTCTTATCTGATGCATCAGGAGAAGCTAATCTATCTGGATTTTCAAAAAGTGAAATCATCTACTTTCAACATCCAGCCTATAAAAATATCGAATTAAGTTTTGATGATATCACTAAACTTTCATTCAATATTCAATTGCAATCAGATATATTTCCAATTAATGAAATTCTTATTTCTGCTAACAAATGGGAACAAAAAAGAAGTGAAATACCACTTAAGATTGCCCATATCAGCAAAGAAATAATAAGCCACAGTACAGCACAAACTAGTGCCGACCTACTAAAAGAAAGTAATCAAGTTTACATCCAAAAAAGTCAATTAGGAGGTGGAAGTCCTATGATAAGGGGATTTTCAGCGAATAGAGTTTTACTTGTATTGGATGGCATTCGTTTGAACAATGCAATTTACAGAAGTGGTAATTTACAAAACGTAATCAATATCGATCCTAATAGTCTGGAGTCTGCTGAAGTAATTCTAGGTCCTGGTTCTATAATTTACGGCAGTGATGCAATTGGTGGTGTTATGGATTTTCATACGATTAACCCACTCCTGTCGACCTCTAAAAAAGCAAATTTTAAGCTTAACTATAAATCACGATATTCTTCTGCGAATAAGGAGATCATGAACCATGCTAATTATAATTTTGGCAAAGCGAAATTAGCTTTTGCAGGAAGTGTAAGCTATAGTGATTTTTCAGATTTAAAAATGGGAAGCGATGGGCCAGATGACTACCTTCGCCCGGAATATGCATCCAGACAGAATGGAGAAGATAAAATTGTAAAAAACACAGATTCTCGAAAGCAAATTAACAGTGCTTACTCTCAACTAAACTTACTGCAGAAAATTCGTTTCAAAGCTTCCAACAACTTAGATTTCCTTTACAACTTTCAGCTATCTGAAACTTCTAATATTCCTCGTTACGACAGATTAATACAGTACTCTGATGAGAATTTAAAATATGCAGAATGGTACTACGGTCCACAAAACCTTCAATTGCATGGATTTCAAATAAAAAATTCAAAATCAAATCTATTCTACGATTCATTTAAAGTAATCTCTGCCTATCAAAATTATAAAGAGAGTCGATACAGCAGAAGCTTTAACTCCTCTTCTTTGAAGGCCAGAACCGAAAACCTAAACATCTACTCGGTAAATGCTGATGCTGAAAAACAGATTAATAAGTCGTTCCATTTTTATTATGGCAGCGAATGGACCTATAACAAATTAAAATCAAAAGGAAATAGCACCAACATACTGACAGACGAAAAATCTGCAATTGCGAGTAGATATCCCAACAATTCCAGTTATTCTAGCTTTGCTATTTATTCGAACTTAAAATGGAAACTAGATCCCAAATGGACCTTAAACACGGGTATTCGCTATTCCCATGTGTGGATCAAGTCAAAACTTGATGACACATTCTACAATTTTCCATTTGAAAACCTCGATTTATCCACTGGTTCTATTAATGGAGGAATTGGTGTTAGTCACCAATCTGATAAAGGATGGCTGCTTAAATTAAATGCAACAAGCGGTTTTCGCGCTCCTAACATTGATGACATAGGCAAAGTGTTTGATTCAGAACCTGGGAAAGTAATTGTCCCAAATAAAAACTTAAAACCTGAGTATGTTTATAATTTTGAGTTTAACTTGAGTAAAACCTTCAATAACAAACTCTTCCTTGATCTTAACACCTTTTATTCTTTCTTAGACAATGCGATGACCAGACAAGATTTTTCCTTCAACGGTCAAAGTACAATGATTTATGACGGTGTTGAAAGCGATATACAGGCTATTGTTAATACAGATAATGCTAGGGTTTGGGGTGGAAATATTAGTGCCATACTTAAATTAACAGATCAATTCTCAGTAAAATCGAATCTAAACATTACAAAAGGGGAATATAAAGATGGCAGTCCAGTAAGACACGTCCCCCCTATTTTTGGGAATTTTTCCCTAAACTATAAATCGAATAGGCTTCGAAGTCAACTAATTTTTGAATTTAATGATGAAATTTCCTACAATAATTTAGCAGATACGGAAAAAGACAAAGACTACTTGTACGCAAAAAATGAAAAAGGTCTTCCTTACACTCCTTCTTGGGCAATTGTAAGCCTCAAAAACACAATTACAATAAGTAAACGATTTAGCACTAACATAAGCCTTGAAAATATCTTAAACAAGCGATACAGACCATATTCATCTGGCATTAGTTCTGCAGGTAGGAATTTTGTACTGGGGATTAGTTATAAAATATAA
- a CDS encoding Zn-dependent hydrolase, which translates to MIRKTIFLFSLIISITIAFSCQQNKKTEEKKAYDTVMQRKLANYAKVKLSADISTLSANQIKLFSELIRAANAIDDIYWLQAYGDKNKLLDEITDTDMKEYAMINYGPWDRLDGFIPFTEDFPPRPLGLGFFPNDINQEEFFALKDDAKYNPFTSLQRTNDGLLKVIPFHTAYQSHIQNATTHIKNAAQLTESETFKEYLLQRAEDLLVDDFDKSDHLWMKLSDNPIDFIAGPISNTEDHLIWSKYSYGAFILLRNEAWTKDVEKYASLLPYLQKNLPVGDDYKTETPSGSANIAIYDVLYNAGYCNAGNKLIGLNLPIGTNHVNCARKLYFKNVMQAKFDKILQPITNLVIDENQRKHVTFKSFFLNTIFYEISNSLGISETINGKGTVKDALKEHHNVIAELKNDVLRMFFIDQLHEMREIKDAELMDNYVTYMADVFRSIRFGVTDSQGVANMIRFYYFQEHEAFKYNHKSKTYKVNLYKMKKAIESLSSTILEIQGNGDYEAAANLIKEKGYIHTELLQDLYRIQRAKIPKDLVYDQGEKVILSDN; encoded by the coding sequence ATGATACGAAAAACTATATTTTTATTTAGCCTGATTATCTCTATCACGATTGCATTTTCATGTCAACAAAATAAAAAAACAGAAGAAAAGAAAGCTTACGATACGGTAATGCAGCGTAAATTGGCCAATTATGCCAAAGTTAAATTATCGGCAGATATAAGTACTTTATCGGCAAATCAGATTAAGCTATTTTCGGAATTAATTAGAGCAGCCAATGCGATTGATGATATTTATTGGCTTCAGGCTTATGGTGACAAAAATAAGTTATTAGATGAAATTACCGATACAGACATGAAGGAATACGCCATGATTAATTATGGCCCATGGGATAGACTAGACGGATTCATACCTTTTACGGAAGACTTTCCTCCAAGGCCATTAGGCTTAGGCTTTTTCCCCAATGACATTAATCAGGAAGAGTTTTTCGCGTTAAAAGATGATGCAAAATACAATCCCTTCACAAGTTTGCAGCGTACCAACGATGGCTTACTAAAAGTGATTCCGTTTCACACAGCATACCAGTCTCATATTCAAAATGCAACTACTCACATCAAAAATGCTGCGCAGCTAACCGAATCTGAAACTTTCAAGGAGTATTTACTTCAGCGTGCTGAGGATTTACTTGTTGATGATTTTGATAAAAGTGATCATCTTTGGATGAAATTATCTGACAATCCAATTGATTTTATAGCCGGTCCAATTTCAAATACTGAAGATCATCTTATTTGGTCAAAATACTCTTATGGAGCTTTTATTCTTCTGCGAAATGAAGCCTGGACGAAAGACGTAGAAAAGTACGCTTCTCTTTTGCCTTACCTACAAAAAAACTTACCTGTTGGTGATGATTACAAAACAGAAACTCCATCAGGGTCGGCAAACATTGCAATTTACGATGTATTGTACAATGCGGGATATTGCAATGCAGGAAACAAACTAATCGGTTTAAACTTACCAATTGGAACCAATCATGTTAATTGTGCTAGAAAACTATATTTCAAAAATGTAATGCAAGCTAAATTTGATAAAATATTACAACCAATAACAAATTTAGTAATAGATGAAAACCAACGTAAACATGTTACCTTCAAATCTTTTTTCTTAAACACTATATTTTATGAAATAAGTAATAGTTTAGGTATTTCGGAAACAATTAATGGAAAAGGTACCGTTAAAGATGCCTTAAAGGAACATCACAATGTAATTGCTGAATTAAAAAATGATGTATTACGAATGTTTTTCATAGATCAGCTGCACGAAATGCGAGAAATAAAAGATGCTGAACTTATGGATAATTATGTTACCTATATGGCAGATGTTTTTCGATCGATTCGCTTTGGTGTTACAGATTCACAAGGAGTAGCTAACATGATTCGTTTTTATTACTTCCAGGAACATGAAGCATTCAAATACAATCACAAGAGTAAAACCTATAAGGTGAATTTGTATAAAATGAAAAAAGCCATTGAATCCTTGTCGTCCACAATTCTTGAAATACAAGGTAATGGAGATTATGAAGCTGCAGCTAATCTTATTAAAGAGAAAGGTTACATTCATACTGAATTACTGCAGGACTTGTATCGCATTCAACGAGCAAAAATTCCAAAAGACTTGGTTTACGATCAGGGAGAAAAAGTTATTCTCTCCGACAACTAA